Below is a genomic region from Methanosphaera sp. ISO3-F5.
CTGTTGAGAAGCTGCTGTCTACTCCTCCTGATAGGGCTATTATTGCTTTTGCTTCGGGGATATTTTCTCTGTTTATGTTTTTTTCCACATATTTTTGTATTATGTTGTTGTTGTATGGTGCTTCTTGTTTTCTTTTTAGTAGTTCTAGGAGGTTGGTGAATACTGTGGTGTATTCTTCTGGTATTTGTTTCTTGTTTAATAGTTTTTCAAGGTGTTTTACTGATAGTTCTAGCTGGTATTCCTTTAGTATGAGGTCTGTGTATGATATTACATGGATTGATTTGATGCCTAGTTTTTCTCTTAGTTTGCCTACTACCCATCCTCCTTTTCCTATTATTATTGATTTTTCTGGCCTGTCTGGTGCTATTATTGTAAGTTCGTCATCTTCGTAGTGTATCTCTTTTATTTCAGGTTCAACGTAGTCGTGTCCTATTTCTTCTCGTATTTGTATTATTTCTTGTATTAGTTTTTCTTTGTTTATCATTTAATCGCACTCGTATATTTTTATTCTGATATTTTCTTTGTTGTTATCGTATATGGGGTGGTATCCTGTTATGTTTGTGAGGTTGCTTGTTGAGTCTATGTAGTATTTTGCGTTTATGCTTTTTAGTTTATCTGTTAAGTTTTCATTGTTTGCTTTGAGTACTCTTGGTATTGTTGTGTATGTGTATTTTTTCAGGTACCAACTGTATGTTACTCCTCTGTCTGATGATATGTTGTATTTTTTGTATTGTGGGTCGTAGTCTTTCAGGTAGTTGCTTGCTAGTTTTTCTTCGTGTGTATGTGGTGGTTCCTGTGTTATTGATGTTATGTAAATTGCGTTTATTGGTATTAGTAGTATTAGTATTATTGTTAGTGTGGTTAGTGTTTTCTTTTTGTCTTTGAATATGTTTTTGGTTGATTTGCATATGAAGTATGTTATTGGTATTAGTATTGGTATTATGTATCTATCAACTTTTACCGGATGATAAGAATGCATTATAATGAAAATTCCCATCCATAAAAACATAACATAGTCCATCTGGTTATCTTTATCTGGAAGCCATTTATAATATAATAATAGTATGGACGTAAAGAGTAATTCTGTTATTATATAAGATACATGATTATAACTAATTATTGCAATTATTGATAAAAGCACTATAAACGAAACTTTCAAATACCTATAATCTATCTTCTCCTTATCATAACATACCAAATTAGAAGCAAACTTAACAATATAAACAGCAACTAAAGCCAAAAGCACATACGATAAAACAGTAGGACTATTATAACTAATGGACAAATTACTAAAATATTCATTAGAAATCGCGTTACTTGTTAAATACTGGGGCAAATTCTGGAAATAATAAAACGGATTTAAATCATAACCCACATTAATACTTGAAACCTGACTACTACTAGACACCTCTAAAAATTGACTAATAAAAGGAATTGTGCCCTGAAAACTAATATAAACTCCGCTGATAATACCAGCAATAATAATACAATATACCACTACGCTACAAACACGTCTGAAAGTTAACTGCCTCTTAAAATCATCAAAATTCAACAAAAGATAAAAACCCATAACAATAAGAATAAAACCCTCAGTAAACCTGGTGAAAAATGCTAGGACAAAGAATAATATAGCCAAATAATAATACTTAAAATCATTCTCCAAACCCTTGATAGTACAATACAAAGCCCAAACACTAAAACATAATGCAGGAACATCAGTAGCACCAGTTAAAGCCCAGGTCACAACAAGTGAAAACATTGAAAAAATCAAACTACCAACAAATGACACTTCCTCATCAAAATACTTATTAAACAATAAGAAAATTCCAATAACAAGGAAAAAGAATAAAATACCTGAAACAACAAACATTGAAGTTTCAGAAACAAAGCCCAACTGAAAAGGAACAGAAACAAGCAATGAAAACACTGGTGGAACACTCAACTGACTACCAATATTAATATGTGAAAAAAGCATAGCATTCTGTAAGTAAACAAAAATATCCCAATAACTCACTCCTCTAATATTCTGACAGCAAACAAGAATAAAAGAATAAACTAGCATAATAATAGAAAGCAGGGTAAGCAGGGAATTATCCTTCAAAATCTTCTTTAAATCATACATAATTATCATGCGTCCTATTATACTCGTTTATATCATTTCTTAGTTTATTATTATAATCTTCAGTCCTCAGGTAGTCATAACCCTTATTCAAATACTTATTCTCATATATTCCAACACTTCCAACTTGTTTAATTAAATTTAAGCCAGGATAATCATATTTTACACTGCTTGTTGTGTCAAGATAATATGATGATGGCTGATGTTCCGGAGAATACGTTAATATTTCCTCAGCAAATTTCACACGCGCTGACACATTACTCGTGTTTATCACGCCACGCTGAGCATATATATTCAAGTACCATGTAACTGCGGGCCAATTATCCGAATGAACATAAGTCGTATTATTTATATGTCTATTTTCAAAGAGCCACTCACATGCATCACCTATATCCTCATAATCGTTTCTTGTAGGAATTTCACCTACAAACAGCAAAGTATTAAACAGTAACGCCAATACAATAACTACTGTTGCTATTTTTCTTAATTTAATTCCGTGCTCATATTTACTTAAATAAGTAAACAATGAATCTATGGCATATGTAATAAAGTATGCTATGAATGGAAGTACTGTGATAAAGTACCTGTCATTCTTTGTAAACAATATAGACTGAAATATCAGGTATGTTACAAACAGTGAAATCATTACTAGTTCATAGTCTAAGTCTTTAATATCATATGGTTCTAAGACTTTCCAATATATGAATAATATGATCAAAAAGATGACTGAACTAAAAATGTATGATATAGATCCTAACGTAAACAGGAAAATTATAAACAACACTAATGATAATCCAATCCCTATCTTACTAATACCATTTAATTCATGTTTGCTGCTTTTAACGGCATCATATAATTTATAAAAGAGTAATATGAATCCTAACAGGAATAATAGGATATATGCATATGCTATAATGGATGGCATATTTCCCATAGGATTAACAATGGCGTTAAAAGTATCTACATTTGGAACATAACTCATTAAGTAGTTAGGTAAGTGATTAATATAATACCAGCTATCCGGAAGAAAACCTGAATCTAAAACAACTGTATTAGAAACGGTTCCACTGAACTGTCCTAAAAATGGGAAAGCTGTTCCAAGATGAATATAAAACTGGTATAAGAACCAGCTAACACTAATAACACCTAAAATTCCGCCAACAATGATGTGTTTTATCTCATGAAGGTTTACTCTATTAATAATAAGATAAAATAGTAATGTAAAAATCATCACTCCCGCAGTATATCTTGAAAGGAATGCATATGCAGCAATAGGGAATGCTAACAAATACCATTTGTGGTTGAATTTATGGGCAATAATAAACAGGTATACTGTAAGAATTGTTCCAGTAACTCCTATAATGTCATTTCCACCGATTGCAACCCATGAGTATAATAAAGTAAATGTTGAAAAGATGACACTTCCAATAAAACTAATATTTTCATTAAATTTTAGTCTTAAAAGTAAATAAAATGATAATATTCCTATAATATAAAATACTGCATCAATATTGAATATTGCTTCCTTGTATGTGTGGCCGGCTATCAGGAACATTTTTGATAGAATTATTGGCAGTACTGGAGCAATGCTGGGAACGTCACCCCAGCCCATTTTAGCAAAAACTCTACCATTTTCTAAATAGAGGTATGTGTCCCAGTTTCCTATTCCAATATTATATTGGGCATATAATTTGGGAATGGTAATTATTAGTAAAAAAATGGATAATGCTAAAATGTATAGTAAATCCTTTTTATTATCTGTGATAAAAGTTTTTATATTATTAATCATAAGAAAAAATATCCATTATTCTTTTTATGTTTACTTTATTTTTTAAAAGATTT
It encodes:
- a CDS encoding glycosyltransferase family 39 protein; translation: MSVPPVFSLLVSVPFQLGFVSETSMFVVSGILFFFLVIGIFLLFNKYFDEEVSFVGSLIFSMFSLVVTWALTGATDVPALCFSVWALYCTIKGLENDFKYYYLAILFFVLAFFTRFTEGFILIVMGFYLLLNFDDFKRQLTFRRVCSVVVYCIIIAGIISGVYISFQGTIPFISQFLEVSSSSQVSSINVGYDLNPFYYFQNLPQYLTSNAISNEYFSNLSISYNSPTVLSYVLLALVAVYIVKFASNLVCYDKEKIDYRYLKVSFIVLLSIIAIISYNHVSYIITELLFTSILLLYYKWLPDKDNQMDYVMFLWMGIFIIMHSYHPVKVDRYIIPILIPITYFICKSTKNIFKDKKKTLTTLTIILILLIPINAIYITSITQEPPHTHEEKLASNYLKDYDPQYKKYNISSDRGVTYSWYLKKYTYTTIPRVLKANNENLTDKLKSINAKYYIDSTSNLTNITGYHPIYDNNKENIRIKIYECD
- a CDS encoding glycosyltransferase family 39 protein yields the protein MINNIKTFITDNKKDLLYILALSIFLLIITIPKLYAQYNIGIGNWDTYLYLENGRVFAKMGWGDVPSIAPVLPIILSKMFLIAGHTYKEAIFNIDAVFYIIGILSFYLLLRLKFNENISFIGSVIFSTFTLLYSWVAIGGNDIIGVTGTILTVYLFIIAHKFNHKWYLLAFPIAAYAFLSRYTAGVMIFTLLFYLIINRVNLHEIKHIIVGGILGVISVSWFLYQFYIHLGTAFPFLGQFSGTVSNTVVLDSGFLPDSWYYINHLPNYLMSYVPNVDTFNAIVNPMGNMPSIIAYAYILLFLLGFILLFYKLYDAVKSSKHELNGISKIGIGLSLVLFIIFLFTLGSISYIFSSVIFLIILFIYWKVLEPYDIKDLDYELVMISLFVTYLIFQSILFTKNDRYFITVLPFIAYFITYAIDSLFTYLSKYEHGIKLRKIATVVIVLALLFNTLLFVGEIPTRNDYEDIGDACEWLFENRHINNTTYVHSDNWPAVTWYLNIYAQRGVINTSNVSARVKFAEEILTYSPEHQPSSYYLDTTSSVKYDYPGLNLIKQVGSVGIYENKYLNKGYDYLRTEDYNNKLRNDINEYNRTHDNYV